A window from Pleuronectes platessa chromosome 6, fPlePla1.1, whole genome shotgun sequence encodes these proteins:
- the vwa1 gene encoding von Willebrand factor A domain-containing protein 1 isoform X1, with amino-acid sequence METRALLTWICVCLLVRPLTSQKPDGVLNCCEGDVLFLVDSSGSVSSYEHSSMLSFLSELLLPFALGEDQVRVGLLQVGTKPRLEFGFDTFSTQSGLQGALRNIKPLRGDTNTVEALKIAKERVLRPGTADGARAGLPRVLVWLTDGVKPGDVVGPLTELRDEGVAVLVVSTGHGNYQVLRKVVSPPVEDHLYFVDIDDMSIITEDLRDAIIEIIRAERIQVRDVSTSSATLQWRPVLSGLTGYYEIRFGPVLTGGSTSGGGGTGTSPSTGGSHYERLTQSADSSTARLTGLKPDTTYTATLTPESNEQAFNTLSVSFTTNPEVLSPSTVTISESGPTSVLVSWGPLQPEKVTSYYIEYSALPRGKLHAVTVGSNQNSTLLRDLQPDTTYLVTISARHASGKEKAMSVKVCTQEVTPALRDLQLTTVGSDTVQVDWKGSLAGVRGYWLTWEGQRGSGPVPGQPSSLYLPPDSLSTRLTHIPPSARVCVSPIYRMARGEGLCCTAQFHSDALAYGYQS; translated from the exons ATGGAGACACGCGCGCTGCTGACATGGATCTGCGTGTGTCTGCTGGTGCGGCCGCTGACGAGCCAGAAGCCTGACGGAG TGCTGAACTGCTGCGAGGGTGACGTCCTCTTCCTGGTGGATTCCTCAGGGAGCGTGTCATCCTACGAGCACTCCAGCATGCTCAGCTTCCTCTCAGAGCTCCTCCTTCCCTTCGCACTGGGAGAGGACCAGGTGAGGGTGGGACTCCTGCAGGTGGGCACCAAACCTCGCCTCGAGTTTGGCTTCGACACCTTCAGCACCCAAAGCGGCCTCCAGGGGGCTTTGAGGAACATCAAACCTCTCCGGGGGGACACCAACACCGTGGAGGCACTGAAGATTGCAAAGGAGCGGGTGCTGAGGCCCGGAACTGCGGACGGGGCCCGGGCGGGGCTCCCGAGGGTGCTGGTGTGGTTGACGGATGGGGTGAAACCAGGGGATGTGGTTGGACCATTGACTGAGCTGCGGGATGAGGGCGTGGCTGTGCTGGTGGTCTCCACTGGACACGGCAACTATCAGGTGTTGAGGAAGGTGGTCAGTCCGCCTGTGGAGGACCACCTCTACTTTGTGGACATCGACGATATGAGCATCATCACAGAGGACCTGCGGGACGCCATCATTG AGATAATCCGGGCCGAGCGAATCCAAGTCCGCGATGTCTCCACCAGCTCTGCCACGCTGCAGTGGCGACCCGTTCTCTCCGGTTTGACGGGCTACTACGAGATACGCTTCGGCCCGGTTCTGACGGGAGGCTCGACAAGTGGCGGAGGAGGAACTGGGACCAGTCCGAGCACCGGTGGGAGTCATTACGAGAGACTGACTCAGTCTGCCGACTCCAGCACTGCCAGACTGACGGGCCTGAAGCCGGACACCACCTACACTGCCACCCTGACCCCGGAGTCCAACGAACAAGCATTTAACACTCTCTCTGTCAGCTTCACAACAAACCCAG AGGTGCTGAGCCCGTCCACCGTGACCATCTCTGAGTCTGGACCAACCAGCGTTCTGGTGAGTTGGGGACCTCTCCAGCCCGAGAAGGTGACGAGTTACTACATCGAGTACTCGGCCCTGCCCAGGGGAAAGCTCCACGCTGTCACAGTGGGCAGCAATCAAAACTCTACTCTCCTCAGGGACCTCCAACCAGACACCACGTACTTGGTCACCATCAGCGCCCGGCATGCCTCGGGCAAAGAGAAAGCTATGTCCGTCAAAGTGTGCACTCAGGAAG TGACTCCAGCCCTGCGTGATCTCCAGCTGACCACCGTGGGCAGTGACACAGTGCAGGTGGACTGGAAGGGCAGCCTGGCTGGTGTGAGGGGCTACTGGCTCACCTGGGAGGGACAGCGCGGCTCTGGCCCTGTCCCCGGCCAGCCCTCCTCCCTCTATTTGCCGCCCGACTCTTTGTCGACGCGCCTCACGCACATACCCCCGTCGGCTAGAGTGTGCGTGTCACCCATTTACCGGATGGCCCGTGGGGAGGGACTGTGCTGCACGGCACAGTTTCATTCAG ATGCGTTAGCATATGGCTACCAATCATAG
- the vwa1 gene encoding von Willebrand factor A domain-containing protein 1 isoform X2, with product MKFLGIAAVAVSKSMLNCCEGDVLFLVDSSGSVSSYEHSSMLSFLSELLLPFALGEDQVRVGLLQVGTKPRLEFGFDTFSTQSGLQGALRNIKPLRGDTNTVEALKIAKERVLRPGTADGARAGLPRVLVWLTDGVKPGDVVGPLTELRDEGVAVLVVSTGHGNYQVLRKVVSPPVEDHLYFVDIDDMSIITEDLRDAIIEIIRAERIQVRDVSTSSATLQWRPVLSGLTGYYEIRFGPVLTGGSTSGGGGTGTSPSTGGSHYERLTQSADSSTARLTGLKPDTTYTATLTPESNEQAFNTLSVSFTTNPEVLSPSTVTISESGPTSVLVSWGPLQPEKVTSYYIEYSALPRGKLHAVTVGSNQNSTLLRDLQPDTTYLVTISARHASGKEKAMSVKVCTQEVTPALRDLQLTTVGSDTVQVDWKGSLAGVRGYWLTWEGQRGSGPVPGQPSSLYLPPDSLSTRLTHIPPSARVCVSPIYRMARGEGLCCTAQFHSDALAYGYQS from the exons ATGAAATTTCTTGGCATCGCAGCAGTGGCAGTCTCCAAATCAA TGCTGAACTGCTGCGAGGGTGACGTCCTCTTCCTGGTGGATTCCTCAGGGAGCGTGTCATCCTACGAGCACTCCAGCATGCTCAGCTTCCTCTCAGAGCTCCTCCTTCCCTTCGCACTGGGAGAGGACCAGGTGAGGGTGGGACTCCTGCAGGTGGGCACCAAACCTCGCCTCGAGTTTGGCTTCGACACCTTCAGCACCCAAAGCGGCCTCCAGGGGGCTTTGAGGAACATCAAACCTCTCCGGGGGGACACCAACACCGTGGAGGCACTGAAGATTGCAAAGGAGCGGGTGCTGAGGCCCGGAACTGCGGACGGGGCCCGGGCGGGGCTCCCGAGGGTGCTGGTGTGGTTGACGGATGGGGTGAAACCAGGGGATGTGGTTGGACCATTGACTGAGCTGCGGGATGAGGGCGTGGCTGTGCTGGTGGTCTCCACTGGACACGGCAACTATCAGGTGTTGAGGAAGGTGGTCAGTCCGCCTGTGGAGGACCACCTCTACTTTGTGGACATCGACGATATGAGCATCATCACAGAGGACCTGCGGGACGCCATCATTG AGATAATCCGGGCCGAGCGAATCCAAGTCCGCGATGTCTCCACCAGCTCTGCCACGCTGCAGTGGCGACCCGTTCTCTCCGGTTTGACGGGCTACTACGAGATACGCTTCGGCCCGGTTCTGACGGGAGGCTCGACAAGTGGCGGAGGAGGAACTGGGACCAGTCCGAGCACCGGTGGGAGTCATTACGAGAGACTGACTCAGTCTGCCGACTCCAGCACTGCCAGACTGACGGGCCTGAAGCCGGACACCACCTACACTGCCACCCTGACCCCGGAGTCCAACGAACAAGCATTTAACACTCTCTCTGTCAGCTTCACAACAAACCCAG AGGTGCTGAGCCCGTCCACCGTGACCATCTCTGAGTCTGGACCAACCAGCGTTCTGGTGAGTTGGGGACCTCTCCAGCCCGAGAAGGTGACGAGTTACTACATCGAGTACTCGGCCCTGCCCAGGGGAAAGCTCCACGCTGTCACAGTGGGCAGCAATCAAAACTCTACTCTCCTCAGGGACCTCCAACCAGACACCACGTACTTGGTCACCATCAGCGCCCGGCATGCCTCGGGCAAAGAGAAAGCTATGTCCGTCAAAGTGTGCACTCAGGAAG TGACTCCAGCCCTGCGTGATCTCCAGCTGACCACCGTGGGCAGTGACACAGTGCAGGTGGACTGGAAGGGCAGCCTGGCTGGTGTGAGGGGCTACTGGCTCACCTGGGAGGGACAGCGCGGCTCTGGCCCTGTCCCCGGCCAGCCCTCCTCCCTCTATTTGCCGCCCGACTCTTTGTCGACGCGCCTCACGCACATACCCCCGTCGGCTAGAGTGTGCGTGTCACCCATTTACCGGATGGCCCGTGGGGAGGGACTGTGCTGCACGGCACAGTTTCATTCAG ATGCGTTAGCATATGGCTACCAATCATAG